The Streptomyces sp. BHT-5-2 genomic interval TCGCCACAAAGCATCAGCCTCAGAAGTGGAAGTGGCCTCACCGATGGCTATGTCTGGAGTTATCGGTCGGTTTGCCCATCTTGGTCACCACAGGACGCAAGGCCACACAAGAGACTTGGCTTAAATCGGGCTAAGGTACACAATCTCTCCCAGCTTGATCAACTTCTAAATGTTGATCTAGCGTTTACGTCGCATGTCGCCAGACATGTACATACAGACTCCTATTCGTCTGTATGTCCAGATGTGCCGCCGATTGGCGGCAAGGAGGGGATTGATGTGGGGAAGCGAATAGCCCTCAAGGCTGCAGGTCTTACTCTCGGAACCATGGCGCTGATCGGCTCCGCGCCGGCGTTCGCGTTCACTGCGACGACTGCCGGGTCGAAGCTCACGACCCAGAGCAATGAGTCGCACCGTTACGCCCGCGTGTACGACACGTCGGCTGACAGCCGTTCCGCCAAGGGTGAGTACAACCGTCAGGCCAGCCCTGGCGAGACCCGCAACCTGTGGAACAGCAGCGGCAGCGGCACGGTCGTCAAGAGCGGCGACGGCAGCAAGATCATTCGCGGGCGTGCCTGCCGTCAGGAGCAGTGGTCTCCCGACAGCTGCGGCGCCTGGAAGGCGAACTAAGTCTGTCCGCCAGGCGCGCCTTTGTCCGCATGGGATGCGCCGGGCAGAATCTGACGAACTATGGCGGGTCGGTGGTTACCACCGACCCGCCATCGCCGTATGGAAACTTCCGGGGGAAACCTGGGGCTGACACGGCGGATGCCAGTGAATTGCGAGAGTTGAAGGACGTGTCCGTGGGAGCAGACGGAGCGGTGCTTGCCGCCGAGGGCGTGCACTACAGCGTCGCGGGACGCACCCTGTTGGATGGACTTGACCTGTCCCTGGGGGCAGGTGAGTCGGTGGCGGTGACCGGGCCGAGTGGCAGCGGCAAGAGCACTCTGCTGATGTGCTTGTTGGGCTTGGTCGCACCTCAGCGGGGTGCGATACGCATCGCGGGGACCGACATCACGAGGTTGCGGGAGCGTGGGCTCGCCCGCCACCGCCGCAACCATGTCGGCATGGTGTTCCAGTTCGGTGAACTCCTACCGGAGCTCACCCCGTTGGAGAACACCGCGATGGCAGCCCTGCTGTCAGGCGTGGCGCAGAAGGAGGCGTATGCCCGGGCTGAGGAGCTGCTGACCGAGCTCAAGGTGCCCTACGAGAAGACGCCCACAGGCGAGTTGTCCGGAGGTGAACGGCAGCGCACGGCCGTGGCTCGGGCGCTGATCAATCAGCCGGCCCTTGTGCTCGCCGACGAACCCACCGGCGCGCTGGACAGCGAGACCCGTGACGAGGTCGCCCGCATGCTCTTCTCCGTTCCGCAACGCTGGGGTTGCGGTCTCCTCGTTGTCACGCATGACGGAACCATTGCCAACCGTGCGGACCGCCATGTTGGTCTCAAAGCAGGAAAGTTGAGCGAGAACCACGACAAGGGAACAGGGGACGGCCAGTGAGGACCTCACCCCTGTGGAGGCAGATGCTGGCCGTCGGGCGGGCGGCAGCCGTCAGGTCGGAGGGAAGCCGTCTTCGGTTCGTGGCTCTGCTGTGCGCTACGGCCGCGCTGGCGTTGGGCGCCGTATCGCTCGTCGCGGGCCTGGCCACCTATGACGGACGTGACGAACGCGGCGCCGCCCGTGCGCCACGCTTCGTAGGAGAGAGCGCAAAAGCGGGTAAGGAGGCAACCGCGCAGTGGCGAGAGTCCTTCGACACCGCCGGCGGCCTTCAACACGACGTCATCCTCATCGAGCCCCTCGTCGACGGCGCCCCGCTCCCGCCGGGAGTCAAAGCGTGGCCGTCGCCCGGTGAGGCGGTGCTCTCTCCCGCACTGCGAACGGCGCTCGCCGGCGAGGGGGCGTTGGACCGGTACGGGCGGGTGGCCGGTGAAGTGGCGGAATCGGGCCTGGAGGTCCCGGGCGAACGTCTGGCATACGTAAGGCCCGCACCAGGCACGTCGAATCCGGAGAGCATGCTGAAGATTGCCGGGTACGGCACGGACACCCGTGCGTCCATGGGCGATCAGGTCCGCGTCCAGACACTGTCCGCGTACACCCCCACGGTCGTGGGGCTGCTGATGCTGCCGGCCGCCGCGCTCACGGTCATCGCGGCACGCTCGGGGGCAGCTGGACGGGACCGCCGCACCGCACTTCTGCGCGCGCTCGGTGCAGGGACAAGGGCGCGGGCGCTGGTCAACGTAGGAGAAGCGATCGTCCCGGTGACGATCGGGGCGGCGGCGGTCGCGGCGCTGACCGGATGGGCCATGACCACCAACCTTCAGGTTCCCTTCGTCGAGTTCACCGTCTCCGCAGCGGATGTACGACGATGGGCTCCCGCGCTTTTCGGAGCGATTCTCGCCGCGGCAGTGGTCGTGATCTGTACCGTGACGGCCTTGCACCGAGTGAACAAGGCCAGCAACTCCACTCGGCCGAAGGGTGGCGCGCGCAACAGTGCACGCTGGGCTCTCTGGCTCTGCCCCGTCCTCCTGCTCGTGGCGGTTCGCGGATCGGAACTCGTCGGCGGTGTGGAATCGAACCCCACGATTTTCCTCGCCGTCTACACCCTCGGCGTCATCGGCACCCTGGCGACACTGCCTGCCGTGATCGCCGCGGCGGTCGCGGGGGTCGGGCGGCTGCTCGTGCGCTACGGCAACCGGCGCGGCAGTCCCAGCGCCGTCATCGCCGGGCGATGGAACACCTCCCACCCCGGCGTCACGACCCGGATGGTCGCCAGCATCGTCATCGCGATCGGACTGGTCACCCAGGTCCAGCTCTGGTCGAGCCGCCTGACCGGACCCATGATGGAGGCCCGCACCACGTTCACACGGGTCGGTGAGAGCGCTCTGACCGTGTCGTCCCTGTCCCGAACGGCCCAGGCGCCGGTGGACGCCTTCCTGCGAAGCCTCCCCAGCGGTGTGCACGCACTGGGCACGTACACCGATGCGGACGGCAACGTCGCTCTGCAAGGCGACTGTTCAGCACTGAAGGCCCTCAACACCCCATGTCTTACGACATCGGAACGCCCGACCGAGCCCCGGCTCCAGGAATTCGCCGCCTGGAACGGCACCGGAGACGGCAAGGTCACGCTGCGCCCAGGCCCCGTCGCGACGGATAGACAGGCCCCGGAGAACATCGTCCTGGTCAGCGACCGGCCCGGCGACCTTCCCGTATCCGCCGTCAAGAAAGCCGCCTTCCAGCACTTCCTCGGCCCCCAGGTCGACTCGCTGGGCAGCTCCTGGCTGGTCGGTGCCCGCCAACTGGAAAAAACCTCACTGTGGGTGCTGCTCCTGGGACTGGCCGGCGTTGTCCTGCTCGCACTGGCCGCCGCGCTCAACAACCTCGGCGACTTCCTGCGATTCAGCCGGACACTGGCACCCTTGAGCGTGCTGACCAGCCGCCGGACTGTCTTCTTCGGCACCGCGCTGTGGTCGGTTCTGCTGCCTATGGCAACGGCCGGCCTGGTCGGCACGGCCGCCGCGGTCTGGTTGGGAACGCCGATGACGCGCCCCGGCGGCGGCGCAACGCTCTCCTGGCCCGTACTCACGGCCACCCTGGCGATGGTCGAGGCCATGGCGCTCACCTGCTGGTGGTGGGGAGCCTCGACCGCCAGCAGCGGGGCCGCACGCTGGCGCCCCAAAGCGGACTGACAAGCGCGCCTCCACGGTTCTGAAGACCGGAGCCGCCGCTGCGGCTTCCGGGACCGCGAGGGCGCCTTTATGTGCGCATCGAATGTTCGCGGACACTCCCTGATGAGGGTACGCAACGCGGGGGTTTGGGGCGTAAAGCAAGGCCGCCCCCGCCTGATCGGCGTGGGGCGGCCTTCTGCGGTTCGGTCAGACCTGGATGAGGCGATTCGAGAGGTCGAGGGCGGCGGTTGCGACCGCGAGAGCGGCACAGAGGCCCAGTACCTCGTGGACGGTCGGGCGGACCAGAATTGGCCAGTCGTCCGGGGCGGCAGGCCAGGAGGCGAGGTGTACCTCGGTGGTGGCCAGGCCCAGGTGAGCGGTGACGTTCCAGCCTGCGAGGGAGGCGGGCCCCCAGTGAAGGCGAACGCGGCCAAGGGGGAGTCTCGGGGTTTCGGCGGCGAGCCAGGTGACATCGAGCGGTCCGTCGGGCAGGGCAGAGACGCGCTCAACCAGTACACCGCGCACGTTGCTCGGCATAGGGCGTGCGGCGAGGCTGTGCAGTGGAAGGACGTGTGAAGGGTGGGCTGGCGACGAGATAGGGGCCTCCGGGGTGTATCGGTGGGACGGGTCAGGTCCAGGCGAGGGCGTTGCTGACCGCCACCGGGAGGTAGTCCTCTTGGCCGTCGTCGGCGATGAACGCCTTGCCGTCCCGGACGACAACCTCGGCCCCCAAGTAGTGGGTGAAGGGGAAGTCGGGGTTGATAGCGAGGCGGATCGGCAGGTTGGGCTCAAGGGCCTGTAGCTGGCGGAGCAGGTGGCCGACGGTCAGGTTGCGGGGCACAGGAACCTCCGGGGAGCAGGACGGTGTGGGAAGGGCGGCAGAACGTCAACACGTCAGCGCATGTTGGAAGGGGGTACGTTGCAAAGCAAGGGCGAGGCGGAGGCGCTGGCGGGCTGGTGCTGGGCGAGGTGCCGCTTGCGGCTCTCGTTGACGTAGCCCTTGCCGGAATGCTTCATCTCCCAGTTGCCGCATGAGCAGATGGCCTGTGTGTATGCGCGACCGGGGCAGTCCGGATGGAGCGGCTTACCAGAGCTGGTGTGCTTGTGGTCCACTGGGCAGTCGGTGTGGTCGGCGTGGTGGTTGGTGAGCGGAGCGCGGAACGACATGGTGGATTCCTTGTAGATGGGGGCGGTAGCCGTTTGGGAGGGGCGGCGGGCCTCGGGTGTGCGCGGTCATTCGGCGAAGTCGCGCTGCCACCGGTGTTGTTCGGCAGGGCGGGCGGCTCGGCGGCGGAGGGTCTTGGCGCGATCGCCGTACTGACCGGGTAGGTAGAAGCAGGTGCAGCGTCGGGCGTACGCGCACTTACGGCGGTAGCCGGGTCGAGTGGCCAAGAGCATGCGCGCGGTCGGAAACTCCCGCTTGGCTGGTGCCGTTCGGAACAGGCGGTGTGGAGGTGCGGTTAGCGGTGGGCGACGAGGGCGGCGATGAATCCGGCAACGGCCTCGGCGGGAGTGTGGAGGCCGAACTCCTGAACCCACGGGTCGCCTTCGGTGGGCTGTACCCGGACCTGCCAGACGACGTCTCGCTCCCAGGCGGCGGTGTCCTCGGGCAGCCAGCCGACGTAGACATGGCCGTCCGGACTCGTCGCGTGGACGTTGGCCTCCGGGGTGTCAACGGTTGCCCAGCCGAGGGCGTCGAGGAGGTCGAGCACTGGGCCCGCGCAGTGGTCGGAGGAGAGCCAGCGGCGGCCTTCCACGGCGGGCGGACGACGGCAGGCAGGAGAGCGGCAGAGACGTTCATGGCCGGACGATCCCTTCGTTGACCTGCGGTTTTCCCAACACCCGTACGTTGACATGCAGTGTGCCGAAGTACGTAGTCCTTCCCCGGGAAGTGGCGTCTGCCGTGGGCGAACTGGCAGCCGGCAACAGAGCAGCCGTAGCCCGGGAATGGATCGGCGGACGCGGTTGTCCTAATTGGGTTGCGGCAACGGGCCGCAGGGGACCGAAGGGGGAACAGGGGTGGCGGAGCTGAGCGGACACTGGGACGGAGCCGGGCTGGAGCGCAAGATCCGCGCCGCCGGGCGGCCGTGGACAGTGGGCGACATCGCGATGGTCGCCGACGGCCAGTGGGCTGTCGGTGCGCAGTCCGACGGACGGCAGGACGAGGGGGTGGCGGTGGAGGACCGGATCGCGGATGGGCGTCGCGTCGAGTTGACGTTGGAGGAACTGGCCCGTGCGGTGGGCTCCCGCATCGGGGACGCCCAGCACGACGAAGGCGACACCGGCGCCGATTGACCGCTCAGCGACGTGGCCCCGGGCTGGCCACCGACGGGCCGACGGAGGCGGAGGGAGCAGGCTGATCGGGCGCCGGGCCCAGAGCGTGTGGCGCGTGCCCGGAGCGGGCGACAGCGGCCTGGGCCAGCCGGACTGCTGGGGCCCGCTCTGCGGTCGCGGAGGCGTCACGCGCTTCGATG includes:
- a CDS encoding esterase gives rise to the protein MRGVLVERVSALPDGPLDVTWLAAETPRLPLGRVRLHWGPASLAGWNVTAHLGLATTEVHLASWPAAPDDWPILVRPTVHEVLGLCAALAVATAALDLSNRLIQV
- a CDS encoding ABC transporter ATP-binding protein; translation: MGADGAVLAAEGVHYSVAGRTLLDGLDLSLGAGESVAVTGPSGSGKSTLLMCLLGLVAPQRGAIRIAGTDITRLRERGLARHRRNHVGMVFQFGELLPELTPLENTAMAALLSGVAQKEAYARAEELLTELKVPYEKTPTGELSGGERQRTAVARALINQPALVLADEPTGALDSETRDEVARMLFSVPQRWGCGLLVVTHDGTIANRADRHVGLKAGKLSENHDKGTGDGQ
- a CDS encoding FtsX-like permease family protein gives rise to the protein MALLCATAALALGAVSLVAGLATYDGRDERGAARAPRFVGESAKAGKEATAQWRESFDTAGGLQHDVILIEPLVDGAPLPPGVKAWPSPGEAVLSPALRTALAGEGALDRYGRVAGEVAESGLEVPGERLAYVRPAPGTSNPESMLKIAGYGTDTRASMGDQVRVQTLSAYTPTVVGLLMLPAAALTVIAARSGAAGRDRRTALLRALGAGTRARALVNVGEAIVPVTIGAAAVAALTGWAMTTNLQVPFVEFTVSAADVRRWAPALFGAILAAAVVVICTVTALHRVNKASNSTRPKGGARNSARWALWLCPVLLLVAVRGSELVGGVESNPTIFLAVYTLGVIGTLATLPAVIAAAVAGVGRLLVRYGNRRGSPSAVIAGRWNTSHPGVTTRMVASIVIAIGLVTQVQLWSSRLTGPMMEARTTFTRVGESALTVSSLSRTAQAPVDAFLRSLPSGVHALGTYTDADGNVALQGDCSALKALNTPCLTTSERPTEPRLQEFAAWNGTGDGKVTLRPGPVATDRQAPENIVLVSDRPGDLPVSAVKKAAFQHFLGPQVDSLGSSWLVGARQLEKTSLWVLLLGLAGVVLLALAAALNNLGDFLRFSRTLAPLSVLTSRRTVFFGTALWSVLLPMATAGLVGTAAAVWLGTPMTRPGGGATLSWPVLTATLAMVEAMALTCWWWGASTASSGAARWRPKAD
- a CDS encoding DUF317 domain-containing protein, whose protein sequence is MEGRRWLSSDHCAGPVLDLLDALGWATVDTPEANVHATSPDGHVYVGWLPEDTAAWERDVVWQVRVQPTEGDPWVQEFGLHTPAEAVAGFIAALVAHR